A single window of Colletes latitarsis isolate SP2378_abdomen chromosome 4, iyColLati1, whole genome shotgun sequence DNA harbors:
- the Ort gene encoding glycine receptor ora transientless isoform X2, translating to MSMDEAHGGGMVSAILSSVVLLLLLGRAADAQRSLEFYDLLPEDPKLYDKMRPPKKDGQATVVYFHVTVMGLDSIDENSMTYAADIFFAQTWKDNRLRLPENMTSEYRLLEVDWLKNMWRPDSFFKNAKSVTFQTMTIPNHYLWLYKDKTILYMVKLTLKLSCAMNFLIYPHDTQECKLQMESLSHTTDEMIFQWDPDVPLVVDENIELPQLQLVKNYTADCTQVYSTGNFTCLEVVFVLKRRLGYYLFHTYVPTCLIVIMSWVSFWIKPEAAPARVTLGVTSLLTLSTQHAKSQASLPPVSYLKAVDAFMSVCTIFVFMALMEYCLVNIVLGDSDAPAAKPTPPPPPPSSSGTDTAAKLDKIFDIATKKSPAGPPPGPTPAQRARMRALNIDRVSRVFFPFLFAVLNVTYWIMFAEYI from the exons ATGTCGATGGACGAGGCACATGGAGGCGGCATGGTTTCCGCAATCCTTTCCTCGGTTGTGCTTCTTCTTCTGCTCGGACGCGCCGCGGACGCCCA GAGGAGCTTGGAGTTCTACGATCTATTGCCAGAGGACCCGAAACTTTATGATAAAATGCGACCGCCCAAGAAAGATGGACAAGCTACTGTAGTCTATTTTCACGTCACCGTTATGGGTCTCGACTCCATCGACGAGAATTCAATG ACTTATGCAGCCGATATATTTTTCGCTCAAACCTGGAAAGATAACAGGCTGCGACTACCAGAAAATATGACGTCTGAATATAG ATTACTAGAAGTGGACTGGTTGAAGAACATGTGGAGGCCGGATTCGTTCTTCAAGAACGCCAAATCCGTTACGTTCCAGACAATGACCATTCCTAATCACTATCTGTGGCTGTACAAAGACAAGACTATTCTGTACATGGTCAA ATTAACACTAAAACTTTCCTGCGCCATGAATTTCCTGATCTACCCCCACGACACGCAGGAATGCAAGCTGCAAATGGAAAGCT TGTCGCACACCACGGATGAAATGATCTTCCAGTGGGATCCCGACGTGCCACTCGTCGTCGACGAGAACATCGAGCTGCCGCAGTTGCAACTGGTTAAGAATTACACGGCCGATTGCACGCAGGTCTATTCTACCG GTAATTTCACTTGCCTCGAGGTAGTCTTCGTCCTGAAACGTAGGCTCGGCTATTACTTGTTTCACACTTACGTTCCTACTTGTCTGATCGTCATCATGTCG TGGGTCTCGTTCTGGATAAAACCGGAAGCGGCTCCAGCCAGAGTGACATTGGGCGTGACTTCCTTGCTGACCCTCTCGACGCAGCACGCGAAGAGTCAAGCGTCCCTGCCTCCGGTTTCGTACCTGAAGGCGGTGGACGCGTTCATGTCGGTATGCACGATCTTCGTGTTCATGGCGTTGATGGAATACTGTCTGGTGAACATCGTGCTCGGCGATTCGGACGCGCCAGCCGCGAAACCgacgcctccgccgccgccgccatCCTCCAGCGGCACGGACACCGCCGCGAAGCTCGACAAAATCTTCGACATCGCCACTAAG AAATCGCCAGCAGGCCCTCCGCCAGGCCCAACACCGGCCCAAAGGGCGCGGATGCGCGCCCTGAACATCGATCGAGTCTCGCGGGTCTTCTTCCCTTTCCTATTCGCCGTATTAAACGTAACTTATTGGATAATGTTTGCCGAGTACATTTAA
- the LOC143341357 gene encoding uncharacterized protein LOC143341357 codes for MRSRMTVIPKLFSHWWETLERPHRLIDQHFGRSLRPDQLFSSVFDRPLFKRFPYSYYQPWMEEYMKEDESGMSIVKNNKDKFHIALDVKQFKPEEINVKVVDDYIVVEGKHEEKEDDHGIISRHFVRKYLVPEQCDPEKTTSTLTPDGVLTVTAPRRPESIENKKERVIQIEHVENQEAEGEPCKIKQRSTRRTMSLLPMLFSSWWEDLQRPHHLFDQNFGLSLRPEDLPSSALTPYENDILILKPRRRGFQRYHPYDRSLNRRSNGTSTLEADKDKFQVTLDVQQFAPEEVTVKVSGKNVIVEGKHEEKQDEHGWISRQFVRKYHIPEQCDIDQLESKLSSDGVLTITSPRKQLESDAKNERIIKIQATGQPALRDDSKPIEKQKEEKQVQRNLTPQRGQQEKTVKAA; via the exons ATGAGATCACGAATGACAGTGAttccaaaattattttctcattGGTGGGAGACATTAGAGCGACCACACCGGTTGATTGATCAACATTTCGGTAGATCGCTACGACCGGATCAACTTTTTTCCTCAGTTTTTGACAGACCATTATTCAAAAGATTTCCGTACAGTTATTACCAACCATGGATGGAAGAATACATGAAAGAAGATGAAAGTGGTATGTCCATAGTGAAAAATAACAAAGATAAATTTCACATAGCGCTTGATGTGAAACAGTTTAAACCTGAGGAAATAAACGTAAAAGTCGTTGACGATTACATTGTTGTCGAGG GAAAACATGAAGAAAAGGAAGATGACCATGGAATCATCTCCAGACATTTTGTCAGAAAATATTTAGTACCCGAACAATGCGACCCTGAAAAAACGACGAGTACTCTGACACCAGACGGCGTTTTAACGGTAACAGCACCAAGGAGACCAGAATCGATCGAAAACAAAAAAGAAAGAGTAATTCAAATTGAACACGTAGAAAACCAAGAGGCAGAAGGCGAACCTTGCAAAATAAAACAGAG AAGTACAAGAAGAACGATGTCTCTGCTACCTATGTTATTCTCCAGTTGGTGGGAGGATTTGCAAAGGCCTCATCATCTCTTTGATCAAAATTTTGGATTGTCTTTGAGACCCGAGGATTTACCGTCTTCCGCATTGACACCTTACGAAAATGATATTTTGATTCTCAAACCTCGTCGTCGTGGTTTTCAAAGATACCATCCCTATGATAGAAGCCTAAATCGTAGATCCAATGGAACATCTACGCTCGAAGCTGATAAGGATAAATTCCAAGTAACTTTGGATGTTCAACAGTTTGCTCCAGAAGAAGTAACTGTAAAAGTCTCGGGGAAAAATGTAATTGTTGAAGGCAAGCACGAAGAGAAACAGGATGAGCATGGTTGGATCTCGAGGCAATTTGTACGAAAGTACCACATACCAGAACAATGTGACATTGATCAATTAGAATCAAAATTATCTTCTGATGGAGTCTTAACCATCACATCTCCAAGGAAACAACTTGAATCAGatgcaaagaatgaaagaatcaTTAAAATTCAAGCTACAGGACAGCCTGCTTTAAGAGATGACTCAAAACCAatagaaaaacaaaaagaagaaaagcaagTACAAAGGAATCTTACACCACAAAGAGGACAACAAGAGAAGACTGTGAAAGCAGCTTAA
- the LOC143341315 gene encoding protein lethal(2)essential for life, translating to MSLGPLLFSDWWEDLDRPHRLMDQNFGLGLHPEQLLAPNRLELYVQPRRKPSSYYRPWADWLRTSEAGASTVQADKDKFQVVLDVQQFEPEEIDVKVVDNFVVVTANHEEKRDEHGWISRKFVRKYTIPEQCDIDQVSSKLSSDGVLTIIAPRKDQPKIENERVIKIEHTRKPALRQAKPAKQQQQTQNMEEEEKK from the coding sequence ATGTCTTTGGGACCGTTGCTGTTCTCTGACTGGTGGGAGGATCTGGATCGTCCGCATCGTCTTATGGATCAGAATTTTGGTTTGGGTCTTCACCCTGAACAATTGTTAGCGCCAAACCGGCTGGAATTATACGTGCAACCACGAAGAAAACCTTCTTCGTACTACAGACCATGGGCTGATTGGCTTCGCACAAGTGAAGCAGGAGCTTCGACCGTCCAGGCGGACAAAGACAAGTTCCAGGTTGTGCTTGATGTCCAGCAGTTCGAGCCAGAGGAAATTGACGTCAAAGTCGTTGACAATTTTGTCGTCGTTACGGCAAATCACGAAGAGAAACGCGATGAACATGGCTGGATCTCGCGTAAATTTGTTAGGAAATATACGATTCCTGAACAATGCGACATTGATCAAGTTTCATCGAAGCTATCCTCTGATGGTGTACTTACTATCATTGCTCCGAGGAAGGATCAGCCAAAAATAGAAAATGAGAGAGTAATTAAAATCGAGCACACACGTAAACCGGCGCTTCGGCAGGCAAAGCCGGCGAAGCAACAGCAGCAGACACAAAACATGGAGGAAGAAGAAAAGAAATGA
- the Crim gene encoding QVR superfamily protein crim, whose product MRMNKSIFIVFFLSLLIAKGESLYCYRCNSNHPGCGTPLNWLWYWGETCPEYDDKCVKIIERKGAETIITRECLSSVRSFRTDIPADRYEGCRPATKDIRLGHYVNNSIPQLDVHRDYYDEVTWCFCYFDHRCNSSTTITVSALLLLIGIAIQITI is encoded by the exons ATGAGAATgaataaatcaatttttattgttttcttcTTAAGTTTACTTATTGCCAAAG GAGAAAGCTTATACTGTTACAGATGTAACAGTAATCATCCTGGGTGTGGCACACCTTTAAATTGGTTATGGTATTGGGGTGAAACTTGTCCAGAATATGATGACAAGTgtgtaaaaataattgaaagaaaAGGAG cTGAGACTATCATAACAAGAGAGTGTTTGAGCTCTGTTCGTAGTTTTAGAACAGACATTCCAGCTGATAGATATGAGGGTTGTAGACCTGCTACTAAGGATATTCGATTAGGACATTACGTAAATAATTCCATTCCACAATTAGATGTTCATAGAGATTATTATGACGAAGTAACATGGTGTTTTTGTTACTTTGATCATAGATGTAACAGTTCTACTACTATAACTGTTTCAGCTTTATTATTGCTCATAGGTATTGCAATACAAAttactatttaa
- the Ort gene encoding glycine receptor ora transientless isoform X1 — MSMDEAHGGGMVSAILSSVVLLLLLGRAADAQRSLEFYDLLPEDPKLYDKMRPPKKDGQATVVYFHVTVMGLDSIDENSMTYAADIFFAQTWKDNRLRLPENMTSEYRLLEVDWLKNMWRPDSFFKNAKSVTFQTMTIPNHYLWLYKDKTILYMVKLTLKLSCAMNFLIYPHDTQECKLQMESLSHTTDEMIFQWDPDVPLVVDENIELPQLQLVKNYTADCTQVYSTGNFTCLEVVFVLKRRLGYYLFHTYVPTCLIVIMSWVSFWIKPEAAPARVTLGVTSLLTLSTQHAKSQASLPPVSYLKAVDAFMSVCTIFVFMALMEYCLVNIVLGDSDAPAAKPTPPPPPPSSSGTDTAAKLDKIFDIATKENAMLLSGRSQKSPAGPPPGPTPAQRARMRALNIDRVSRVFFPFLFAVLNVTYWIMFAEYI; from the exons ATGTCGATGGACGAGGCACATGGAGGCGGCATGGTTTCCGCAATCCTTTCCTCGGTTGTGCTTCTTCTTCTGCTCGGACGCGCCGCGGACGCCCA GAGGAGCTTGGAGTTCTACGATCTATTGCCAGAGGACCCGAAACTTTATGATAAAATGCGACCGCCCAAGAAAGATGGACAAGCTACTGTAGTCTATTTTCACGTCACCGTTATGGGTCTCGACTCCATCGACGAGAATTCAATG ACTTATGCAGCCGATATATTTTTCGCTCAAACCTGGAAAGATAACAGGCTGCGACTACCAGAAAATATGACGTCTGAATATAG ATTACTAGAAGTGGACTGGTTGAAGAACATGTGGAGGCCGGATTCGTTCTTCAAGAACGCCAAATCCGTTACGTTCCAGACAATGACCATTCCTAATCACTATCTGTGGCTGTACAAAGACAAGACTATTCTGTACATGGTCAA ATTAACACTAAAACTTTCCTGCGCCATGAATTTCCTGATCTACCCCCACGACACGCAGGAATGCAAGCTGCAAATGGAAAGCT TGTCGCACACCACGGATGAAATGATCTTCCAGTGGGATCCCGACGTGCCACTCGTCGTCGACGAGAACATCGAGCTGCCGCAGTTGCAACTGGTTAAGAATTACACGGCCGATTGCACGCAGGTCTATTCTACCG GTAATTTCACTTGCCTCGAGGTAGTCTTCGTCCTGAAACGTAGGCTCGGCTATTACTTGTTTCACACTTACGTTCCTACTTGTCTGATCGTCATCATGTCG TGGGTCTCGTTCTGGATAAAACCGGAAGCGGCTCCAGCCAGAGTGACATTGGGCGTGACTTCCTTGCTGACCCTCTCGACGCAGCACGCGAAGAGTCAAGCGTCCCTGCCTCCGGTTTCGTACCTGAAGGCGGTGGACGCGTTCATGTCGGTATGCACGATCTTCGTGTTCATGGCGTTGATGGAATACTGTCTGGTGAACATCGTGCTCGGCGATTCGGACGCGCCAGCCGCGAAACCgacgcctccgccgccgccgccatCCTCCAGCGGCACGGACACCGCCGCGAAGCTCGACAAAATCTTCGACATCGCCACTAAG GAAAACGCAATGTTGTTGTCCGGCCGATCGCAGAAATCGCCAGCAGGCCCTCCGCCAGGCCCAACACCGGCCCAAAGGGCGCGGATGCGCGCCCTGAACATCGATCGAGTCTCGCGGGTCTTCTTCCCTTTCCTATTCGCCGTATTAAACGTAACTTATTGGATAATGTTTGCCGAGTACATTTAA
- the LOC143341308 gene encoding protein lethal(2)essential for life: MSLLPILYSDWWERLDRPHHLWDQDFGSTINLSDLLYDSEPYTSELLLYRPHKLTRNRRYHPFSKNTLKNKRGVSTVKPDKDKFEVTLDVSHFTPEEVNVKVVDHNVVVQAEHEERQDDQGWISRKFLRKYIVPSQCDIDQVESHLSSDGILSITVPRKSPSRTESNERVLKIQYTGKPALPNCDDKVNGTPEPQKEQQPQRIQQQPQSQHQRGRKGTPKNA; this comes from the coding sequence ATGTCGCTATTACCGATATTGTATTCCGATTGGTGGGAACGTTTAGATCGGCCTCATCATCTTTGGGATCAGGATTTTGGCTCAACGATAAATCTAAGTGATTTGTTGTACGATTCGGAACCATATACTTCCGAACTTCTGCTCTATCGACCTCATAAACTCACTAGAAATCGTCGCTATCATCCATTTTCAAAGAATACGCTTAAAAATAAACGAGGTGTATCCACTGTAAAGCCTGACAAGGATAAGTTCGAAGTTACTTTAGATGTGTCACATTTCACACCGGAAGAGGTTAATGTTAAAGTGGTAGACCATAACGTTGTTGTTCAAGCAGAACATGAAGAAAGACAGGATGATCAAGGCTGGATTTCGAGAAAGTTTCTCAGAAAATACATTGTACCATCGCAGTGTGATATCGATCAAGTAGAATCACATTTGTCGTCTGATGGTATCTTGTCCATCACTGTGCCCAGAAAAAGTCCGTCAAGGACCGAATCAAATGAAAGAGTACTAAAGATACAATATACTGGAAAACCTGCTTTGCCTAATTGCGATGATAAAGTTAATGGCACGCCAGAACCGCAAAAGGAACAACAACCTCAACGAATACAACAGCAGCCACAATCACAACATCAGCGCGGGCGAAAGGGAACTCCTAAAAATGCATAA